In Drosophila pseudoobscura strain MV-25-SWS-2005 chromosome 4, UCI_Dpse_MV25, whole genome shotgun sequence, the following proteins share a genomic window:
- the LOC6903460 gene encoding V-type proton ATPase 16 kDa proteolipid subunit-like, with protein MASPSSNLGLLLAPLKLHNSLETCRNLERYPPYGPFYGIMGVVSAIVLSSFGAAYGTAVSGTGIAATAVMRPELIMKSIIPVVMAGIIAIYGLVVAVLIAGVLDTSNTYSLAKGYVHLAAGLSVGMTGLAAGYAVGIVGDEGVRHTALQPRLFVGMILILIFAEVLGLYGLILGIYMYTVDV; from the coding sequence ATGGCTTCACCAAGTTCCAACCTAGGACTACTTCTGGCTCCACTGAAGTTGCACAATAGTCTCGAGACTTGTCGCAACTTGGAGCGGTATCCACCCTATGGGCCATTCTATGGGATAATGGGCGTAGTGTCGGCAATAGTATTGTCCTCGTTTGGGGCTGCCTATGGCACCGCTGTGTCCGGAACGGGCATAGCCGCCACGGCAGTGATGCGTCCCGAGTTGATCATGAAGTCGATCATTCCCGTAGTGATGGCCGGAATTATAGCCATCTATGGACTGGTGGTGGCCGTGCTGATCGCTGGTGTTTTGGATACTAGCAATACGTATTCGCTGGCCAAAGGATACGTCCACCTGGCAGCGGGACTATCCGTAGGAATGACTGGACTGGCCGCCGGATATGCTGTTGGTATTGTTGGCGATGAGGGTGTGCGACACACTGCTCTGCAGCCGCGTCTCTTCGTTGGGATGATTCTAATTTTGATATTCGCTGAGGTACTGGGACTGTATGGACTTATCCTCGGCATCTACATGTATACGGTGGATGTTTAA
- the stc gene encoding protein shuttle craft gives MDANSNGNDGGSNNNYVSFNQFIMQHNLAANAGSALPYHLLANNANYTVGGGGGAFGLTPSSSGSTAAGGDVSNSFGNFYQQPSAAFPSYQNGDGVAASSAAFSNSYAVGNMNMGAFSNVYTPFGNNPFDFSASKLQASAPEFVPNMMKLTLEESSGLTNGNSTASFETAMSEGVQAAIQRPDLHGAADNRGNASGGGPKPRSNHNYALPTERDRDRERDRDRERERDRDRDRDRERDFRSGGTRQQRRGDYRDDREERREDRYDRNDRNERKKPQKQQRYDNHRSNKRRDDWNRNRDRINGFPRAADDLDTSNESAHPSPEKQQLQQQQISPRRAPPPPENEKLSQREKLIRDIEQRRLECLVCVETIKSHHSTWSCQNCYHVIHLKCTITWASSSKSDVGWRCPACQNVLQDLPREYLCFCGKLKNPTVSRNELAHSCGEVCCRIEGCSHACTLLCHPGPCPPCQANVVRSCGCGRSSQTMQCAMKEELKCGEICDKVLNCGEHHCKEECHSGKCAACPEQVEQHCHCGKQDRQVPCTRESLDKRNYSCKESCGQPLPCGNHKCKDSCHAGNCRPCKLSPEQITSCPCGKMPVPAAQRSSCLDAIPTCEGICSRTLRCGKPAHPHQCGSKCHLGQCPPCQKQTAVKCRCGHMDQMIKCRQLSTRADDARCKKRCIKKRSCGKHKCNAECCIDIDHACPLPCNRTLSCGKHKCDQPCHRGNCPPCYRSSFEELFCECGAEVIYPPVPCGTKKPLCKRPCSRQHPCDHSPQHNCHSAATCPPCMMFTTKWCHGNHEQRKTIPCSQESFSCGLSCGKPLPCGRHKCIKPCHEGPCQSSPSDICRQSCTKPRTLCGHKCASACHEGACPETPCKELVDVQCECGNRKLSRSCQELAREHSRIATAQLASSMAEMSRGNYMELSEILAPAKVNKSNRTLDCNDECRVLERNRRLAQALQSRNPDTQQKSLTKYSEFLRGFAKRNQALTKSVYETLTDLVKLAKESKQRSRSHSFPTMNREKRQMVHELCEIFGIESVSYDKEPNRNVVATAHKERCWLPATSIMEVLARESGQRRVPVPSNNAWGLKK, from the exons ATGGATgccaacagcaacggcaacgacggcggcagcaacaacaactatgtGAGTTTCAATCAGTTCATCATGCAGCACAATCTGGCAGCCAACGCAGGCAGCGCATTACCTTACCATCTCCTGGCTAACAACGCGAATTACACCGTCGGTGGGGGCGGTGGCGCCTTTGGATTAACGCCGTCCTCTTCGGGGAGCACCGCCGCCGGTGGCGACGTTTCAAATAGCTTTGGAAAT TTCTATCAGCAGCCGTCGGCCGCATTCCCGTCATATCAAAATGGCGATGGTGTCGCCGCTAGCTCGGCGGCATTCAGTAACAGCTACGCGGTTGGAAACATGAACATGGGCGCCTTCTCCAATGTGTACACGCCTTTTGGCAACAATCCGTTTGATTTTAGCGCCTCTAAGCTGCAGGCATCAGCACCAGAATTTGTGCCTAACATGATGAAGCTGACTCTGGAGGAGTCGTCTGGCCTAACGAACGGCAACAGCACTGCCAGCTTTGAAACTGCCATGAGCGAGGGAGTCCAGGCAGCAATACAGCGTCCAGATCTACATGGAGCCGCCGACAATCGAGGAAACGCCTCAGGGGGCGGTCCAAAGCCAAGATCTAATCACAACTATGCCTTGCCCACCGAACGAGATCGTGACAGAGAACGGGATcgcgacagagagagggaacgCGATCGCGATCGAGATCGAGATCGAGAGAGAGACTTTCGGTCTGGCGGCACTCGTCAGCAGCGTCGCGGTGACTATCGCGATGATCGCGAAGAGCGTCGCGAGGATCGATACGACCGCAATGATCGTAACGAACGCAAGAAGCCACAGAAGCAACAGCGCTATGACAATCATCGCAGCAATAAGCGGCGCGACGACTGGAATCGCAATCGGGATCGCATCAACGGGTTTCCGAGAGCCGCCGATGACCTAGACACGAGCAATGAAAGCGCTCATCCCTCGCccgagaagcagcagctacagcagcaacagatcTCGCCACGCCGTGCCccaccgccgccagaaaacgaGAAGCTCTCGCAGAGAGAGAAACTGATCCGAGACATCGAACAGAGGCGATTGGAGTGCCTCGTCTGTGTGGAGACCATCAAGTCACACCATTCGACGTGGTCGTGCCAGAACTGCTACCACGTGATCCATCTGAAGTGCACCATCACCTGGGCGAGTAGCTCCAAGTCGGATGTGGGCTGGCGCTGTCCCGCCTGCCAGAATGTGTTGCAGGATCTGCCACGGGAGTATCTGTGCTTTTGCGGCAAGCTCAAGAATCCGACAGTGTCCCGCAACGAGTTGGCCCACAGCTGCGGGGAGGTTTGCTGCCGCATCGAAGGATGCAGCCATGCGTGCACGCTGCTCTGCCATCCCGGACCCTGTCCGCCGTGCCAGGCGAATGTCGTGAGAAGCTGCGGATGCGGCAGAAGCTCCCAGACGATGCAGTGCGCCATGAAGGAGGAGCTCAAGTGCGGCGAGATTTGCGACAAGGTATTGAACTGCGGTGAGCATCACTGCAAGGAGGAGTGTCACTCGGGCAAGTGCGCCGCCTGCCCGGAGCAAGTGGAgcagcactgccactgcggcaAGCAGGATCGGCAGGTGCCATGCACGCGCGAGAGCCTCGACAAGCGCAACTATTCGTGCAAGGAGAGCTGCGGACAGCCCCTGCCCTGCGGCAATCACAAGTGCAAGGATTCTTGTCACGCCGGAAACTGCAG ACCCTGTAAACTGAGCCCCGAGCAGATAACCAGCTGCCCCTGCGGCAAGATGCCCGTGCCGGCAGCTCAGCGCTCGAGCTGCCTGGATGCCATACCCACCTGCGAGGGTATCTGCTCGCGTACGCTGCGCTGTGGCAAGCCAGCCCATCCGCATCAGTGTGGCAGCAAGTGCCATCTGGGGCAGTGCCCGCCGTGTCAGAAGCAGACGGCTGTGAAGTGCCGATGCGGCCACATGGACCAGATGATCAAGTGTCGCCAGCTGTCCACCCGGGCCGACGATGCCCGCTGCAAGAAGCGCTGCATCAAGAAGCGGAGCTGTGGCAAGCACAAGTGCAATGCCGAGTGCTGCATAGACATCGATCACGCCTGTCCGCTGCCGTGCAATCGTACCCTGAGCTGTGGCAAGCACAAGTGTGACCAGCCCTGTCATCGCGGGAATTGTCCTCCCTGCTACCGCAGCAGCTTCGAGGAGCTCTTCTGCGAGTGTGGAGCCGAGGTCATCTATCCGCCGGTGCCCTGCGGCACGAAGAAACCGCTGTGCAAGCGTCCGTGCTCGCGCCAGCATCCGTGCGATCATTCACCGCAGCACAATTGCCATTCGGCGGCCACCTGCCCGCCCTGCATGATGTTCACGACGAAGTGGTGCCACGGCAATCACGAACAACGCAAAACCATTCCCTGCTCCCAGGAGAGCTTCAGCTGTGGCCTGTCCTGTGGCAAGCCCCTCCCATGTGGCCGTCACAAATGCATCAAGCCCTGTCACGAGGGGCCCTGTCAATCATCACCAAGCGACATCTGCCGCCAGAGCTGCACCAAACCGCGCACGCTCTGCGGCCACAAGTGTGCGTCTGCCTGCCACGAGGGAGCATGCCCCGAGACACCATGCAAGGAGCTGGTGGATGTGCAGTGCGAGTGCGGCAACCGGAAGCTAAGTCGCAGCTGCCAGGAGCTGGCTCGCGAGCACAGTCGCATCGCCACCGCCCAGCTGGCCTCCTCAATGGCCGAGATGTCGCGCGGCAACTACATGGAACTCAGTGAGATCCTGGCACCGGCCAAGGTCAACAAGTCGAACAGAAC ACTGGACTGCAACGACGAGTGTCGTGTGTTGGAACGGAATCGCCGTTTGGCACAGGCCCTACAATCGCGCAATCCGGATACGCAGCAGAAATCTCTAACCAAATATTCAGAGTTTTTGCGTGGTTTTGCCAAACGGAATCAGGCGCTGACCAAGAGCGTGTACGAGACGTTGACAGATCTGGTGAAGCTTGCCAAGGAGAGCAAGCAGCGGTCGCGCAGTCACTCTTTCCCAACGATGAACCGGGAGAAGAGGCAGATGGTGCACGAATTGTGCGAGATCTTCGGCATTGAGTCGGTGTCGTATGACAAGGAACCGAATCGCAATGTGGTGGCCACGGCACACAAGGAAAGG tgctggctgcctgccactaGCATTATGGAGGTGTTGGCCCGTGAGTCTGGACAGCGTCGCGTCCCCGTGCCCAGCAACAATGCTTG